Proteins encoded in a region of the Macaca mulatta isolate MMU2019108-1 chromosome X, T2T-MMU8v2.0, whole genome shotgun sequence genome:
- the SPIN2B gene encoding spindlin-2B isoform X4, producing the protein MERGMGRNPAGDLGWRWAPGKSRVGECGELHEKGVRTGARQGFEAGMKTPNAQEAEGQQTRAAAGRATGSANMTKKKVSQKKQRGRPSSQPRRNIVGCRISHGWKEGDEPITQWKGTVLDQLLDDYKEGDLRIMPESNESPPTEREPGGVVDGLIGKHVEYTKEDGSKRIGMVIHQVEAKPSVYFIKFDDDFHIYVYDLVKKS; encoded by the exons ATGGAGAGGGGGATGGGAAGGAATCCAGCAGGAGacctggggtggaggtgggcGCCAGGCAAAAGTCGGGTTGGGGAGTGCGGTGAGCTACATGAAAAGGGGGTAAGAACGGGAGCCAGACAAGGATTTGAAG cAGGCATGAAGACCCCCAACGCACAGGAAGCCGAAGGGCAACAAACCAGGGCAGCTGCAGGACGGGCCACTGGGTCTGCAAacatgacaaagaaaaaagtctCCCAAAAGAAGCAGAGAGGCAGACCTTCATCCCAGCCCCGCAGGAACATCGTGGGATGCAGAATTTCTCATGGATGGAAAGAAGGAGATGAGCCCATCACCCAGTGGAAAGGAACCGTTCTGGATCAG CTTCTAGATGATTATAAGGAAGGTGACCTCCGCATCATGCCAGAATCCAATGAGTCTCCTCCAACAGAGAGGGAGCCAGGAGGAGTTGTAGATGGCCTGATAGGTAAGCATGTGGAATATACCAAAGAAGATGGCTCCAAAAGGATCGGCATGGTCATTCACCAAGTGGAAGCCAAACCCTCTGTGTATTTCATCAAGTTTGATGATGATTTCCATATCTATGTCTATGATTTGGTGAAAAAGTCCTAA
- the SPIN2B gene encoding spindlin-2B isoform X1 produces MERGMGRNPAGDLGWRWAPGKSRVGECGELHEKGVRTGARQGFEAGMKTPNAQEAEGQQTRAAAGRATGSANMTKKKVSQKKQRGRPSSQPRRNIVGCRISHGWKEGDEPITQWKGTVLDQVPINPSLYLVKYDGIDCVYGLELHRDERVLSLKILSDRVASSHVSDANLANTIIGKAVEHMFEGEHGSKDEWRGMVLAQAPIMKAWFYITYEKDPVLYMYQLLDDYKEGDLRIMPESNESPPTEREPGGVVDGLIGKHVEYTKEDGSKRIGMVIHQVEAKPSVYFIKFDDDFHIYVYDLVKKS; encoded by the exons ATGGAGAGGGGGATGGGAAGGAATCCAGCAGGAGacctggggtggaggtgggcGCCAGGCAAAAGTCGGGTTGGGGAGTGCGGTGAGCTACATGAAAAGGGGGTAAGAACGGGAGCCAGACAAGGATTTGAAG cAGGCATGAAGACCCCCAACGCACAGGAAGCCGAAGGGCAACAAACCAGGGCAGCTGCAGGACGGGCCACTGGGTCTGCAAacatgacaaagaaaaaagtctCCCAAAAGAAGCAGAGAGGCAGACCTTCATCCCAGCCCCGCAGGAACATCGTGGGATGCAGAATTTCTCATGGATGGAAAGAAGGAGATGAGCCCATCACCCAGTGGAAAGGAACCGTTCTGGATCAGGTGCCTATAAATCCCTCTCTTTATCTGGTGAAATATGATGGAATTGACTGTGTTTATGGACTGGAACTTCACAGAGATGAAAGAGTTTTGTCTCTTAAAATTCTTTCTGACAGGGTGGCATCATCTCACGTTAGTGATGCCAACCTTGCAAATACCATAATTGGCAAAGCAGTGGAACACATGTTTGAGGGAGAGCATGGTTCTAAGGATGAATGGAGGGGTATGGTCTTAGCTCAAGCACCTATCATGAAAGCCTGGTTTTATATTACCTATGAGAAAGATCCTGTCTTGTACATGTACCAGCTTCTAGATGATTATAAGGAAGGTGACCTCCGCATCATGCCAGAATCCAATGAGTCTCCTCCAACAGAGAGGGAGCCAGGAGGAGTTGTAGATGGCCTGATAGGTAAGCATGTGGAATATACCAAAGAAGATGGCTCCAAAAGGATCGGCATGGTCATTCACCAAGTGGAAGCCAAACCCTCTGTGTATTTCATCAAGTTTGATGATGATTTCCATATCTATGTCTATGATTTGGTGAAAAAGTCCTAA
- the SPIN2B gene encoding spindlin-2B isoform X5, with product MKTPNAQEAEGQQTRAAAGRATGSANMTKKKVSQKKQRGRPSSQPRRNIVGCRISHGWKEGDEPITQWKGTVLDQLLDDYKEGDLRIMPESNESPPTEREPGGVVDGLIGKHVEYTKEDGSKRIGMVIHQVEAKPSVYFIKFDDDFHIYVYDLVKKS from the exons ATGAAGACCCCCAACGCACAGGAAGCCGAAGGGCAACAAACCAGGGCAGCTGCAGGACGGGCCACTGGGTCTGCAAacatgacaaagaaaaaagtctCCCAAAAGAAGCAGAGAGGCAGACCTTCATCCCAGCCCCGCAGGAACATCGTGGGATGCAGAATTTCTCATGGATGGAAAGAAGGAGATGAGCCCATCACCCAGTGGAAAGGAACCGTTCTGGATCAG CTTCTAGATGATTATAAGGAAGGTGACCTCCGCATCATGCCAGAATCCAATGAGTCTCCTCCAACAGAGAGGGAGCCAGGAGGAGTTGTAGATGGCCTGATAGGTAAGCATGTGGAATATACCAAAGAAGATGGCTCCAAAAGGATCGGCATGGTCATTCACCAAGTGGAAGCCAAACCCTCTGTGTATTTCATCAAGTTTGATGATGATTTCCATATCTATGTCTATGATTTGGTGAAAAAGTCCTAA
- the SPIN2B gene encoding spindlin-2B isoform X3 → MKTPNAQEAEGQQTRAAAGRATGSANMTKKKVSQKKQRGRPSSQPRRNIVGCRISHGWKEGDEPITQWKGTVLDQVPINPSLYLVKYDGIDCVYGLELHRDERVLSLKILSDRVASSHVSDANLANTIIGKAVEHMFEGEHGSKDEWRGMVLAQAPIMKAWFYITYEKDPVLYMYQLLDDYKEGDLRIMPESNESPPTEREPGGVVDGLIGKHVEYTKEDGSKRIGMVIHQVEAKPSVYFIKFDDDFHIYVYDLVKKS, encoded by the coding sequence ATGAAGACCCCCAACGCACAGGAAGCCGAAGGGCAACAAACCAGGGCAGCTGCAGGACGGGCCACTGGGTCTGCAAacatgacaaagaaaaaagtctCCCAAAAGAAGCAGAGAGGCAGACCTTCATCCCAGCCCCGCAGGAACATCGTGGGATGCAGAATTTCTCATGGATGGAAAGAAGGAGATGAGCCCATCACCCAGTGGAAAGGAACCGTTCTGGATCAGGTGCCTATAAATCCCTCTCTTTATCTGGTGAAATATGATGGAATTGACTGTGTTTATGGACTGGAACTTCACAGAGATGAAAGAGTTTTGTCTCTTAAAATTCTTTCTGACAGGGTGGCATCATCTCACGTTAGTGATGCCAACCTTGCAAATACCATAATTGGCAAAGCAGTGGAACACATGTTTGAGGGAGAGCATGGTTCTAAGGATGAATGGAGGGGTATGGTCTTAGCTCAAGCACCTATCATGAAAGCCTGGTTTTATATTACCTATGAGAAAGATCCTGTCTTGTACATGTACCAGCTTCTAGATGATTATAAGGAAGGTGACCTCCGCATCATGCCAGAATCCAATGAGTCTCCTCCAACAGAGAGGGAGCCAGGAGGAGTTGTAGATGGCCTGATAGGTAAGCATGTGGAATATACCAAAGAAGATGGCTCCAAAAGGATCGGCATGGTCATTCACCAAGTGGAAGCCAAACCCTCTGTGTATTTCATCAAGTTTGATGATGATTTCCATATCTATGTCTATGATTTGGTGAAAAAGTCCTAA
- the SPIN2B gene encoding spindlin-2B isoform X2 — MERGMGRNPAGDLGWRWAPGKSRVGECGELHEKGVRTGARQGFEGMKTPNAQEAEGQQTRAAAGRATGSANMTKKKVSQKKQRGRPSSQPRRNIVGCRISHGWKEGDEPITQWKGTVLDQVPINPSLYLVKYDGIDCVYGLELHRDERVLSLKILSDRVASSHVSDANLANTIIGKAVEHMFEGEHGSKDEWRGMVLAQAPIMKAWFYITYEKDPVLYMYQLLDDYKEGDLRIMPESNESPPTEREPGGVVDGLIGKHVEYTKEDGSKRIGMVIHQVEAKPSVYFIKFDDDFHIYVYDLVKKS, encoded by the exons ATGGAGAGGGGGATGGGAAGGAATCCAGCAGGAGacctggggtggaggtgggcGCCAGGCAAAAGTCGGGTTGGGGAGTGCGGTGAGCTACATGAAAAGGGGGTAAGAACGGGAGCCAGACAAGGATTTGAAG GCATGAAGACCCCCAACGCACAGGAAGCCGAAGGGCAACAAACCAGGGCAGCTGCAGGACGGGCCACTGGGTCTGCAAacatgacaaagaaaaaagtctCCCAAAAGAAGCAGAGAGGCAGACCTTCATCCCAGCCCCGCAGGAACATCGTGGGATGCAGAATTTCTCATGGATGGAAAGAAGGAGATGAGCCCATCACCCAGTGGAAAGGAACCGTTCTGGATCAGGTGCCTATAAATCCCTCTCTTTATCTGGTGAAATATGATGGAATTGACTGTGTTTATGGACTGGAACTTCACAGAGATGAAAGAGTTTTGTCTCTTAAAATTCTTTCTGACAGGGTGGCATCATCTCACGTTAGTGATGCCAACCTTGCAAATACCATAATTGGCAAAGCAGTGGAACACATGTTTGAGGGAGAGCATGGTTCTAAGGATGAATGGAGGGGTATGGTCTTAGCTCAAGCACCTATCATGAAAGCCTGGTTTTATATTACCTATGAGAAAGATCCTGTCTTGTACATGTACCAGCTTCTAGATGATTATAAGGAAGGTGACCTCCGCATCATGCCAGAATCCAATGAGTCTCCTCCAACAGAGAGGGAGCCAGGAGGAGTTGTAGATGGCCTGATAGGTAAGCATGTGGAATATACCAAAGAAGATGGCTCCAAAAGGATCGGCATGGTCATTCACCAAGTGGAAGCCAAACCCTCTGTGTATTTCATCAAGTTTGATGATGATTTCCATATCTATGTCTATGATTTGGTGAAAAAGTCCTAA